The region AAAGACCGGCTTTGATGATGGCCATTCTCTGGCGGTACCACCAGAAGAAGAGAAAGAACAGCAGCAGCCATCCGAATATGATTCCTACTATAGGAATGCTGTATAGAATGGCCTTGTATTCTCCGCCGGGAGGATTCGATTGCAGCAGGGTTAATAGCTGCTCGATCCGATTAAGGCTTTGGAGAAATGCTTCTTTCTCTTCGGGGGTCATCTTGCCAGAACCGCTACTTTAGAGGAAACGGATTCGTTTTTCTTAAAATAGGGGATCTTGGTTTCGATGCCGGGGCGTTCGGCTAGGGATTCGTACCAATCTTCTTCCTTCCAGCTTTCCTTCAGGTAGCTGGTGCGGATATTGGAATTGAATAAGTCCTTGAATTTGCTCATGTGATTCTCCGATAAAAAAGACTGTTTAAAACTATACAATGGGATGATTCCGAGTTTTTCGTTATGTCGTATTGTATTTCGGTCCCTTCTTTCGTTTCCTAAAGAGGAAAAACCGTGTTCGGAACTACATTTTTTAGAGACGTAATGGTTAGAAGAAAAAATGTCCTAGGCCGAAAAAAATCTTACGTTCCCCATAATTTCTCGCGGGGCATTTACTTACGGTTTTTTGACGTCTAGAAAGGGAGGGCCACCTAGATTAGGAGTCCTCAGAATCGGTTCCTTATGAAAGGATCCATGCTCTCTTAGAAAATCCACAATGATTCTAGCTGTGGCTCCCCAGAGGAGACCTTCTTCTATGTCGAAGTAAAACACTTCCAAGAGAGGACCGTCCGGGCTCCTTTTCCCCTTTATGGAATAAAAGGGAGCCTCCCAGAGTCTGTCCAATTCTAGTCGAATGACTCGATCCACTTCTTCCGGATTATAATCGAATTTGAAATCTCCCGAATATTTGGCCAAGAAGGGAGTGATATGATATCCTGTGTGAGTAAGTTGGCCCTTGTAATTTCCGATGACTTCCAGATCTCGAGCGGAAGCGCCCATTTCTTCGGTCCATTCGCGTAAGGCGGTATCTAATAGTGTGGAATCTTCCGGATCCTTGACTCCTCCCGGAAAGGCGATTTGGCCGGGATGAGCGATCAAATTCGGATTTCGTTTTTGTAATAGGAAACCGTCCTGGCCGGTCGTTTCATACACGGGTATGATGACGGAAGAATGCGCCACGTCTACGGGCAGATTCGGATCTCCCTCCGGCTTCAGAGGGAGTTCTTGCTTCAGTCGATTTAGGTCGAGTCTAATCAAATTTTTTCTTAATCGGTATTAATCCCGATAAAGTGGTCTCATAAGGTTTGGACTGCAAAGCCGATAGCATGGATGGCCCGTAATTTTCGATCTTCCAATCGGAGAAGATTCCCATCCCTTTCAGTTCGTCTATCGTCTTAGG is a window of Leptospira wolffii serovar Khorat str. Khorat-H2 DNA encoding:
- a CDS encoding LIMLP_16695 family PerRB-regulated protein; protein product: MSKFKDLFNSNIRTSYLKESWKEEDWYESLAERPGIETKIPYFKKNESVSSKVAVLAR
- a CDS encoding NUDIX hydrolase translates to MRLDLNRLKQELPLKPEGDPNLPVDVAHSSVIIPVYETTGQDGFLLQKRNPNLIAHPGQIAFPGGVKDPEDSTLLDTALREWTEEMGASARDLEVIGNYKGQLTHTGYHITPFLAKYSGDFKFDYNPEEVDRVIRLELDRLWEAPFYSIKGKRSPDGPLLEVFYFDIEEGLLWGATARIIVDFLREHGSFHKEPILRTPNLGGPPFLDVKKP